The DNA window TGGTTGAAGTGGGCCTTGAGTACTACATGCCGTCCACGGCCAAGGAGATGAACGGGCCCGCGCTCCCTGAAGTGGAGGACGAAGAAGGACCCGAGGCGGTGTTTCCGCCCAAGGGATTTCAGGTCATTGAAGAGGTACTCTATGGCGACGACCCGGTGGCAGAACGTGAAGAGCTCATCACCGAGACTTCCACGCTGCGTCCGCTCGTGACGCGCGCACAAACCATGATGGCCGCGCAGCAAGCCACCGACGCGCATGTGTGGGATGCGGTCAAACTTGAGCTGGCGCGCATTGCCACGCTCGGTGTGGCGGGCTTCGATTCCCCGGCGGCAGGACTTGGCTTGTCCGAGGCGGATATGGCACTCGAGGGTGTGGTGCGCACGCTCGCGCCATATCGCAGTCGCGATAGCATCTGGGCGCATCTCGACTCGCTGCTGACTGACTCTCGTCGCATGCTCATGGCCACATCAGACCGGGATGCGTTCGACCACTTCACCTTTCTCGCGCAGCGCCTGGTGCCGCTGGGTCATGCGGTGCAACGCACACGACTTGCACTCAACATTGCGGTGCCAGCCGAGCGGCGGGCCTTTGCCATGGACGCGGCCACGGTGTTCGACAGCGCCGCGTTTGACGTGCTGGGTTTCGCGCCGCTCGATGCCGTTGCGGCAACACCCGAGCAGGTCGATCTGGGGGCGCAACTGTTTCGCGATACACGACTCTCCGGAAATGGCACCCGTTCGTGCAGCTCATGTCATCTGCCGGGCAAGGCCTTTGCCGATGGGCTGGTGTCCAATCAGGCGCGCGGTGGTGCGCCGCTTGCCCGCAACACACCCACGGTCATCAACAGCGGACTGCAGTTGGGCTCGTTCGCTGATCTGCGCACGACGTTTCTGGAAGATCAGGTGACTGACGTGATCGAGAGCGTGGATGAGTTGCACGGCAATCTCGGTACGATTGCCACGCGCCTCGCGGCCGATAGCACGCTGGCGGCCACGTTTCGAGCCGCGTTCGCCAGTAACCCTGCGCATGGCGTGTCTGTCGTCACGGCAGCTCGTATCCGCACGACGCTGGCAGCGTACCAGCGCAGCCTGTCGCGCCTCAACTCGCCGGTGGATCGTGCCCTGCGCGGTGAGGTGGACGCGCTGTCTGACGAGGAACGGCTGGGCTTCAACGTCTTCGTGGGCAAGGGCAAGTGTGCCACCTGTCACTTCCTGCCGCTCACCAATGGCACGGTGCCGCCCATGTATCAGAAGTCGGAGGTCGAAGTGCTGGGTGTTCCGTCTCGTGCGGTAGCAGCCAACGCCAAGGTTGATGCCGATGTCGGACGCTATCGCCTCACGCGCGCCGATCCGCACCGGTATGCCTTTCGCACGCCGTCCATTCGCAACGTGGCTCTCACCGCGCCGTACATGCACAACGGCGTATATCGCACGCTGGAAGAGGTCGTGGAGTTCTACGATCGCGGCGGCGGCGCGGGCATTGGCATCGCGCTTGACAACCAGACACTGCCTCCGGACAAGCTCAGGCTCACGCCACAGGAGAAGCGGGCACTGGTGACCTTCATGCGCGCGCTCACCGATATCGCGGGCACTTCGGCGCACTGAGCGGACGGCTGCCCGCCGTGCAGCGTGACCAGATCCTGCTGGCTAGATTGCCGGCATGGGTCTTTGTTCCTGCACTGAGCAACACGATGGCCGCCGCGTGGTACTCACCGGCGGCCCCGGCGCCGGCAAGTCTGCCGTGCTCGAACTCGCGCGCCTGTTCTTCTGCGACCATGTACGCCGACTGCCCGAGGCGGCCGGCATCGTGTTTGGCGGAAACTTCCCACGCAACGGTCGGGTGGATATCCGCCGAGCCGGCCAGCGCGCCATTTATCATGTGCAGCGCGAGCTAGAGGCCACCGTGCTTGTCGAAAACGCGGCCACGGTAGTCTGCGACCGCGGTACCCTGGACGGTGCCGTGTACTGGCTTGGCGAAGGTTCGCTGTGGGAAGAAGTGGGCAGCACTCGTGA is part of the Gemmatimonas sp. UBA7669 genome and encodes:
- a CDS encoding cytochrome c peroxidase, with translation MKTLRQTSPLIAALLIASCATPSPDTTSATDAEFARATQVVGIWRTHLDTLALSVARLDSAAQALRTPDDVPEARAAFVEARRAFKLVEVGLEYYMPSTAKEMNGPALPEVEDEEGPEAVFPPKGFQVIEEVLYGDDPVAEREELITETSTLRPLVTRAQTMMAAQQATDAHVWDAVKLELARIATLGVAGFDSPAAGLGLSEADMALEGVVRTLAPYRSRDSIWAHLDSLLTDSRRMLMATSDRDAFDHFTFLAQRLVPLGHAVQRTRLALNIAVPAERRAFAMDAATVFDSAAFDVLGFAPLDAVAATPEQVDLGAQLFRDTRLSGNGTRSCSSCHLPGKAFADGLVSNQARGGAPLARNTPTVINSGLQLGSFADLRTTFLEDQVTDVIESVDELHGNLGTIATRLAADSTLAATFRAAFASNPAHGVSVVTAARIRTTLAAYQRSLSRLNSPVDRALRGEVDALSDEERLGFNVFVGKGKCATCHFLPLTNGTVPPMYQKSEVEVLGVPSRAVAANAKVDADVGRYRLTRADPHRYAFRTPSIRNVALTAPYMHNGVYRTLEEVVEFYDRGGGAGIGIALDNQTLPPDKLRLTPQEKRALVTFMRALTDIAGTSAH
- a CDS encoding ATP-binding protein, which codes for MGLCSCTEQHDGRRVVLTGGPGAGKSAVLELARLFFCDHVRRLPEAAGIVFGGNFPRNGRVDIRRAGQRAIYHVQRELEATVLVENAATVVCDRGTLDGAVYWLGEGSLWEEVGSTREEELARYYAVIHLRTPAASDYNHDNPLRIESHDEAQQIDQRIKEVWAGHPRYVEVPATEDFLAKAAHALAHLRDFMPECCRVRNEARLRSLAVFQ